In a single window of the Rhodoligotrophos appendicifer genome:
- a CDS encoding TetR/AcrR family transcriptional regulator gives MFELDVQTETKKIAVKLGKAEVTRERIMKVAARSFRDKGYTGTTMRDIARRCRMKAGSIYYHFSSKEMLVDSILDIGLKDVRATVIGAVDALPPSATSLDRITTAMHAQLQAMIAIGDYAIASRHVFSQIPAKVRNKHIRLREEFAGYWQSMFIEAQKDGFIDPTIDVSLCRVYVVGAINWSIEWFDPKKKPIDYVADHFVRMALGGFLQGGAFPRELPAEREPVRLAAPTRQRKRVPS, from the coding sequence ATGTTCGAGCTGGATGTGCAGACAGAAACCAAGAAGATCGCCGTCAAGCTGGGCAAGGCCGAAGTCACGCGCGAGCGCATCATGAAGGTCGCGGCGCGCTCCTTCCGTGACAAGGGCTACACCGGCACCACCATGCGCGACATCGCCCGCCGCTGCCGCATGAAGGCCGGCAGCATCTATTATCATTTCTCCTCCAAGGAGATGCTGGTCGATTCCATTCTCGACATCGGTCTCAAGGACGTGCGTGCAACCGTCATTGGAGCGGTGGACGCCCTGCCGCCCTCGGCCACCAGCCTCGACCGCATCACCACGGCGATGCATGCGCAGTTGCAGGCCATGATCGCCATCGGCGATTATGCCATCGCCAGCCGTCATGTCTTCTCCCAGATCCCCGCCAAGGTCCGCAACAAGCATATCAGGCTGCGCGAGGAATTCGCCGGCTATTGGCAGTCCATGTTCATCGAGGCGCAGAAGGACGGTTTCATCGATCCGACGATCGATGTCAGCCTCTGCCGCGTCTATGTCGTGGGCGCGATCAATTGGTCGATCGAATGGTTCGATCCCAAGAAGAAGCCCATCGACTATGTCGCCGATCACTTCGTGCGCATGGCTTTGGGCGGCTTTCTCCAGGGCGGGGCGTTTCCGCGGGAACTGCCGGCCGAACGGGAGCCGGTGCGCCTCGCCGCCCCCACCCGCCAGCGCAAGCGCGTCCCCAGCTGA
- a CDS encoding CaiB/BaiF CoA transferase family protein, which yields MAGILDGIRVLDFGRYLAGPYCAALLGDFGAEVIRIDKIGGSEDRFVMPVAEDGSGSMYLQVNRNKRSMTLDPTTAAGRDVTRRLVETADVVVANLPARALANLGLDYATLSAIKPDIILTTASVFGSGGPKAERIGFDGIAQAVSGAISMSGRPGDPLKPNVSYVDFGTALACACGTLAALIERQKTGKGQVVEGSLVGTAYTFLSTMLVEQSALQLDRQATANRNPFCGPSDVFKTLDGWIIVQVIGPQLFKRWTRLMGREELLADPRFATDELRGDNGAVLSAIMGEWCSGRTRDEALGLLDAVNIPAGPVNSPREALDDPHVRANGLLQAADYPGVAEETVIVGTPVRLSRTPGVVATGAPILGAHTEVILEELGFSPEDVAELRRNGTV from the coding sequence GTGGCAGGCATCCTCGACGGCATCCGGGTCCTGGATTTCGGTCGGTATCTCGCCGGGCCCTATTGCGCGGCGCTGCTGGGCGATTTCGGCGCCGAGGTGATCCGCATCGACAAGATCGGCGGCAGCGAGGACCGCTTCGTCATGCCGGTGGCCGAGGACGGCTCGGGCAGCATGTATCTGCAGGTCAACCGCAACAAGCGATCGATGACCCTCGATCCGACGACCGCGGCCGGGCGGGACGTCACAAGGCGCCTGGTCGAGACGGCGGATGTGGTGGTGGCCAATCTGCCGGCCCGGGCACTGGCCAATCTGGGGCTCGATTATGCGACGCTGTCGGCCATCAAGCCGGACATCATCCTGACCACGGCGTCGGTCTTCGGATCGGGCGGGCCCAAGGCCGAGCGCATCGGCTTCGATGGCATCGCGCAGGCGGTGAGCGGTGCCATCTCCATGTCCGGCCGGCCGGGCGATCCGTTGAAGCCGAATGTCTCCTATGTGGATTTCGGCACGGCGCTGGCCTGCGCCTGCGGCACGCTCGCGGCCCTCATCGAACGGCAGAAGACCGGCAAGGGCCAGGTGGTCGAAGGCTCGCTGGTGGGGACGGCGTATACGTTTCTCAGCACCATGCTGGTGGAGCAGTCGGCCCTGCAGCTCGACCGGCAGGCGACCGCCAACCGCAATCCGTTCTGCGGGCCGTCGGATGTGTTCAAGACCTTGGACGGCTGGATCATCGTGCAGGTCATCGGGCCGCAGCTGTTCAAGCGCTGGACGCGGCTGATGGGCCGCGAGGAGCTGCTCGCCGACCCGCGCTTTGCGACGGACGAGCTGCGGGGCGACAATGGCGCCGTGCTGAGCGCGATCATGGGCGAATGGTGCAGCGGGCGGACCCGCGACGAGGCCTTGGGGCTGCTGGATGCGGTGAACATTCCGGCCGGGCCGGTGAACTCGCCGCGCGAGGCCCTGGACGATCCCCATGTGCGGGCCAATGGCCTGCTGCAGGCGGCGGATTATCCCGGCGTGGCGGAGGAGACAGTCATCGTCGGGACGCCGGTGCGGCTATCGCGAACCCCGGGGGTCGTCGCGACGGGCGCCCCGATCTTGGGGGCCCATACGGAGGTGATCCTGGAGGAGCTGGGATTCTCGCCGGAGGACGTCGCGGAGCTGCGGCGGAACGGGACGGTCTAG
- a CDS encoding acyl-CoA dehydrogenase family protein: MTEERRMIKEAARQFTMAEVLPVANRLDPERGEIPMDLRDKMSEMGYFGILIPEEDGGLGLGCFEYCLVAEELARGWMSVASLIARGNGLLSMDTAMTPEQRKRILPKMAAGECLGAFSLSEPDTGSDVSSLSCRAEKDGDDWLLTGNKYWCTFADGADFILVMARTDQTVPDNKRHQGISAFMVEKPRGELPENVSGATIPKIGYHGWKTWELAFDGCRVPAANMIGEEGKAFYMLSHGLEKARAHTAARSIGLAQGALEDATAYAQERRQFGKAIGEFQAIRFKLATMATEIEAARQLLYYVCSEIDGHRRCDKEAAMVKLFASEMSERVCSEALQVFGGAGYTTLNAVERYWRDARLTKIFEGTSEIQLRIISDHLLGRQRDTKG; this comes from the coding sequence ATGACCGAAGAACGCCGCATGATCAAGGAGGCGGCTCGCCAGTTCACCATGGCCGAGGTGCTGCCGGTGGCGAACCGCCTCGATCCGGAGCGCGGCGAGATCCCCATGGACTTGCGCGACAAGATGTCGGAGATGGGCTATTTCGGCATTCTCATCCCGGAAGAGGATGGCGGGCTCGGTCTCGGCTGCTTCGAATATTGCCTGGTGGCAGAGGAGCTGGCGCGGGGCTGGATGAGCGTCGCCAGTCTGATCGCCCGGGGCAACGGCCTGCTCAGCATGGACACCGCCATGACGCCCGAGCAGCGCAAGCGCATCCTGCCCAAGATGGCGGCGGGGGAATGTCTCGGCGCTTTTTCGCTGTCGGAGCCCGATACCGGCTCGGACGTCTCGAGCCTCTCCTGCCGCGCCGAAAAGGATGGCGACGACTGGCTGCTGACGGGGAACAAATACTGGTGCACCTTCGCCGATGGGGCGGATTTCATCCTGGTCATGGCGCGGACCGACCAGACGGTGCCGGACAATAAGCGCCACCAGGGGATCAGCGCCTTCATGGTGGAGAAGCCGCGGGGCGAGCTGCCGGAGAACGTCTCGGGCGCCACCATCCCCAAGATCGGCTATCACGGCTGGAAGACCTGGGAGCTTGCCTTTGACGGCTGCCGGGTGCCGGCTGCGAACATGATCGGGGAGGAGGGCAAGGCCTTCTACATGCTCTCCCACGGCCTCGAAAAGGCGCGCGCGCATACGGCGGCGCGCTCCATCGGGCTTGCCCAGGGCGCCCTGGAGGATGCGACCGCCTATGCCCAGGAGCGGCGCCAGTTCGGCAAGGCGATCGGCGAATTCCAGGCGATCCGCTTCAAGCTCGCGACCATGGCCACGGAAATCGAGGCGGCGCGGCAATTGCTCTATTATGTCTGCAGCGAGATCGACGGACATCGGCGCTGCGACAAGGAGGCGGCCATGGTGAAGCTGTTCGCCAGCGAAATGTCGGAGCGGGTGTGCAGCGAGGCGCTGCAGGTGTTCGGCGGGGCGGGCTATACCACGCTGAATGCGGTCGAGCGCTACTGGCGCGACGCGCGCCTCACCAAGATCTTCGAGGGAACCTCCGAGATCCAGCTGAGGATCATCTCCGACCATCTGCTCGGCCGGCAACGCGACACGAAAGGCTGA
- a CDS encoding MmgE/PrpD family protein, translated as MNPALDSTAYEGRTDLTRALAERAAAWRFEDLSADVRRLAKHCVLDWLGVTLAAAADPLVTMVIAAERPQGGPAGLIGHPLSATAGQAALINGSASHALDYDDVNLAILGHPTVAILPGLIALAQERRLSGAHVMTAFVAGYDTACRVGQTVMPDHYEGGFHATATLGVFGGAAAACRLLDLDGSATVRALGIAATTAAGLKSMFGTMCKPLHAGRAAQAAVLAAQLAEAGFTSNEQAIECAQGFAATHSARFDPAAAWREPASGAFILDTLFKFHAACYLTHSTIEAATALRERHGLALDQIQAVTVTVHPACDKVCNIAEPATGLEAKFSLRLAAAMGLAGRDTAALDSFSDEVATAAALCRLRDRVSVGFSQGRPTTHAEMSVTLQDGRVVSAESDSGLPERDLDAQDRKLNAKFMGLAVPILGAERAQALAAAVDDLDCLPDLNALVALCAPGPRLQGT; from the coding sequence ATGAACCCCGCCCTGGACAGCACGGCGTATGAGGGCCGCACCGACCTGACAAGGGCGCTGGCGGAGCGCGCAGCGGCCTGGCGGTTCGAGGATCTCAGCGCGGATGTCCGCCGCCTGGCGAAGCACTGCGTGCTGGACTGGCTGGGCGTGACCCTGGCCGCCGCCGCCGATCCGCTGGTCACGATGGTGATCGCGGCGGAACGGCCGCAGGGGGGCCCGGCCGGGCTAATCGGACATCCGCTCAGCGCCACGGCCGGACAGGCGGCGCTGATCAATGGCAGCGCGTCCCATGCGCTCGATTATGACGACGTCAACCTCGCGATCCTGGGCCATCCGACGGTCGCCATCCTGCCGGGGCTGATCGCACTGGCGCAGGAGCGCCGCCTGTCGGGCGCGCATGTGATGACCGCCTTCGTCGCCGGCTACGACACCGCCTGCCGGGTGGGCCAAACCGTCATGCCCGACCATTACGAAGGGGGCTTCCATGCGACGGCGACCCTGGGTGTGTTCGGGGGAGCGGCTGCGGCCTGCCGGCTCCTCGATCTCGACGGATCGGCGACCGTCCGCGCGCTGGGGATCGCCGCCACCACTGCGGCGGGGCTTAAATCCATGTTCGGGACCATGTGCAAGCCCCTGCATGCAGGCCGCGCCGCACAGGCCGCGGTGCTCGCCGCACAGCTGGCCGAGGCGGGCTTCACCAGCAATGAACAGGCGATCGAATGCGCGCAAGGGTTCGCTGCGACCCATAGTGCGCGCTTCGATCCCGCCGCCGCATGGCGCGAGCCCGCATCGGGCGCCTTCATCCTGGACACGCTCTTCAAGTTCCACGCAGCCTGCTACCTGACCCATTCGACGATCGAGGCCGCGACGGCGCTGCGGGAGAGGCATGGCCTCGCCCTCGACCAGATTCAGGCGGTGACCGTCACCGTGCATCCGGCCTGTGACAAGGTCTGCAACATCGCCGAACCGGCAACCGGCCTCGAGGCGAAGTTCAGCCTCAGGCTCGCCGCCGCCATGGGACTGGCGGGACGCGACACGGCAGCACTCGACAGTTTCAGCGACGAGGTCGCCACCGCCGCCGCCCTGTGCCGCCTGCGCGACCGGGTGAGCGTCGGCTTTTCGCAGGGCAGGCCGACCACCCATGCGGAGATGTCGGTCACGCTGCAGGATGGGCGCGTCGTCTCCGCCGAATCTGATTCCGGCCTGCCCGAGCGCGACCTCGATGCGCAGGACCGCAAACTCAACGCCAAGTTCATGGGCCTCGCCGTGCCGATCCTGGGGGCGGAGCGCGCCCAGGCCCTGGCGGCGGCGGTCGATGATCTCGACTGTCTGCCCGATCTCAACGCCCTGGTGGCGCTCTGCGCCCCCGGCCCCCGTCTCCAAGGAACATAG
- a CDS encoding acyl-CoA dehydrogenase family protein, with the protein MDFTLPEEAVAIGESLIKFIDREVVPLEEAHRDLLGNERRLFTEDGRFAPEVLALRKTVRMRSAEEGFYTMFGSEALGGGGLGPIEAVYLQELINARYGPDRPLIQTFVIPSPFTNGLTPLLQWLQPETLDLYRDGIASGEKTLCFGLSEPDAGSDVFGMRSRAVRDGDDWVLTGTKQWITNAPYADYAMVFAVTDPDAAAARKGGITGFFLRTDQAGFSVPSTIPVMGHLGAEIGIIALEGVRVADSHRMGAVGEGLKVAMSGVNTGRLGMAGSCVGLARWALEAALDYAKTRKTFGKPIAEHQAIQLHLADCAMDIYAARSMVQNCAWQVATGKRAVKEISMVKAFSTEMLNRVMDRCIQVHGAMGLTNELRLEAGYRFARVMRIPDGTGEIQRRTIAQRLLAGDVDF; encoded by the coding sequence ATGGACTTCACCCTGCCGGAAGAAGCGGTCGCGATCGGGGAGAGCCTGATCAAGTTCATCGACCGGGAGGTCGTGCCCCTGGAAGAGGCCCATCGCGACCTGCTCGGCAATGAGCGGCGACTGTTCACCGAAGATGGCCGGTTCGCGCCGGAGGTCCTGGCCCTGCGGAAGACCGTGCGGATGCGGTCGGCTGAGGAGGGCTTCTATACGATGTTCGGCTCCGAGGCGCTCGGCGGCGGCGGATTGGGGCCGATCGAGGCGGTCTATCTGCAAGAATTGATTAATGCGCGCTACGGCCCGGACCGGCCGCTGATCCAGACCTTCGTCATCCCTTCGCCCTTCACCAACGGCCTGACGCCGCTGCTGCAATGGCTCCAGCCGGAGACGCTCGACCTCTATCGCGACGGGATCGCCAGCGGCGAGAAGACCCTGTGCTTCGGCCTGAGCGAGCCGGATGCCGGATCGGATGTCTTTGGGATGCGGTCGCGGGCCGTGCGGGACGGCGACGACTGGGTGCTCACCGGCACCAAGCAGTGGATCACGAATGCGCCGTACGCGGATTACGCCATGGTCTTTGCCGTGACCGATCCGGATGCCGCGGCGGCGCGGAAGGGCGGCATCACCGGGTTCTTCCTGCGCACGGACCAAGCCGGGTTCTCGGTGCCGAGCACAATCCCGGTGATGGGCCATCTCGGCGCCGAGATCGGGATCATCGCCCTGGAGGGCGTGCGGGTCGCCGACAGCCATCGGATGGGTGCTGTGGGCGAGGGGCTGAAGGTCGCCATGTCGGGCGTGAACACCGGCCGGCTGGGCATGGCCGGGTCCTGCGTCGGGCTCGCCCGCTGGGCGCTGGAGGCAGCCCTCGACTATGCCAAGACGCGGAAGACCTTCGGCAAGCCGATCGCGGAGCATCAGGCGATCCAGCTGCATCTCGCAGACTGCGCCATGGACATCTATGCCGCCCGCAGCATGGTGCAGAACTGCGCCTGGCAGGTCGCCACGGGCAAACGGGCGGTGAAGGAAATCTCCATGGTGAAGGCGTTCTCAACCGAGATGCTGAACCGGGTGATGGACCGCTGCATCCAGGTGCATGGGGCCATGGGCCTGACCAACGAACTGCGCCTCGAAGCTGGATACCGGTTCGCCCGGGTGATGCGGATCCCGGACGGAACCGGCGAGATCCAGCGGCGCACCATCGCGCAACGGCTGCTCGCGGGCGATGTGGACTTCTGA
- a CDS encoding Zn-ribbon domain-containing OB-fold protein, protein MYEKPLPVVDPGTEPYWSALRDNKLMLKHCRACNQAHFYPRELCPHCFSDDLDWIEASGKGVIYSYTIARRPAGPAFKADAPYVVALIDLAEGPRMMTNIVTDDVEAVRIGDPVEVAFEAVTEEITLPKFTPLAR, encoded by the coding sequence ATGTATGAAAAGCCGCTGCCCGTCGTCGATCCCGGAACCGAACCCTATTGGTCGGCCCTGCGCGACAATAAGCTGATGCTCAAGCATTGCCGGGCCTGCAACCAGGCGCATTTCTATCCGCGCGAGCTGTGCCCGCATTGCTTTTCCGACGATCTCGACTGGATCGAGGCCAGCGGCAAGGGGGTGATCTACAGCTATACGATCGCGCGCCGGCCGGCCGGGCCCGCCTTCAAGGCGGATGCGCCCTATGTGGTGGCGCTTATCGATCTGGCGGAGGGGCCGCGGATGATGACGAACATCGTGACCGACGATGTCGAGGCGGTTCGGATCGGCGATCCGGTGGAGGTCGCCTTCGAAGCGGTGACCGAGGAGATCACGTTGCCCAAGTTCACGCCCCTGGCACGTTAG
- a CDS encoding acetyl-CoA acetyltransferase, with product MSRREAVIVGVADTPLEKGVVPGGASVLQVQARAAKAALDDAGLSMGDVDGLLTAGLWGIPGAGQLPTVTLSEYFGIAPRFTDSTNIGGSAFESHVGHAAMAIERGVCEVALITYGSTQRSERSRSLAGRPASLTMQFEVPWGLPTPVGGYALAAMRHFHEFGTTREQLAEIAVAARGWAQMNPAATARDPLTVADVLASPRVSDPLGILDCCLVTDGGGAVVMTTAEHARHLGRTPIHVRGFGEAHTHWTIGAMPDLTHLTAAAMAGRNALEMAGMTHDQIDVVEVYDSFTITVLMTLEALGFCKRGEGGAFVSDGRIAPGGAFPMNTNGGGLSYAHPGMYGIFLLIEAVRQLRGECCDRQVADAATALVHGTGGTLSSGATCILSRS from the coding sequence ATGAGCCGACGCGAAGCCGTCATCGTCGGGGTCGCCGACACGCCCCTGGAAAAGGGGGTCGTTCCCGGGGGCGCCTCTGTGCTGCAGGTGCAGGCGCGGGCGGCGAAGGCTGCCCTCGACGATGCCGGCCTCAGCATGGGCGACGTGGACGGGCTGCTCACCGCCGGCCTGTGGGGTATCCCCGGTGCGGGGCAGCTGCCGACGGTGACGCTCAGCGAATATTTCGGGATCGCACCAAGGTTCACGGATTCCACGAATATCGGGGGGTCGGCCTTCGAATCCCATGTGGGGCACGCGGCGATGGCGATCGAGCGCGGGGTCTGCGAGGTGGCGCTGATCACCTATGGCAGCACCCAGCGCAGCGAGCGCAGCCGTTCGCTCGCCGGGCGGCCCGCGAGCCTGACCATGCAGTTCGAAGTGCCCTGGGGCCTGCCGACGCCGGTGGGCGGCTATGCACTGGCCGCCATGCGCCATTTCCACGAATTCGGCACCACGCGCGAACAGCTCGCGGAGATCGCCGTGGCCGCCCGCGGCTGGGCGCAGATGAACCCGGCGGCGACCGCGCGCGATCCCCTCACGGTCGCCGACGTCCTGGCCAGTCCGCGGGTGTCGGATCCGCTCGGCATCCTGGATTGCTGCCTCGTCACCGATGGCGGCGGTGCCGTGGTGATGACGACGGCCGAGCATGCGCGCCATCTGGGCCGGACTCCCATCCATGTGCGCGGCTTCGGCGAGGCGCATACCCATTGGACGATCGGCGCCATGCCGGACCTCACGCATCTGACCGCCGCCGCCATGGCCGGGCGCAATGCCCTGGAGATGGCGGGGATGACCCATGACCAGATCGATGTGGTGGAGGTCTATGACAGCTTCACCATCACCGTGCTGATGACGCTGGAGGCCCTGGGCTTCTGCAAGCGCGGCGAGGGCGGGGCCTTCGTCTCGGACGGGCGGATCGCGCCGGGGGGTGCGTTCCCCATGAACACCAATGGCGGCGGGCTCTCCTATGCCCATCCCGGCATGTACGGGATCTTCCTGCTGATCGAGGCGGTGCGGCAGCTCCGGGGAGAATGCTGCGACCGCCAAGTGGCCGATGCCGCGACCGCCCTGGTGCATGGCACCGGCGGTACGCTGTCGAGCGGGGCCACCTGCATCTTATCGAGGAGCTGA
- a CDS encoding MaoC family dehydratase, whose translation MTLPDLKQDLPSRRFAVLQADIDRYAEASGDRNPLHLDPDFAATTPFGRTIAHGMMTLAFLSQVLGAEIGEAWLQGGDLDVAFLGPVFPGDEVLVTCRSIAADDAAAIAADDAVIAAWEVECRVGERAVLGGKARLLAAETKTELETAS comes from the coding sequence ATGACCCTCCCGGACCTGAAGCAGGACCTGCCAAGCCGGCGCTTTGCGGTCTTGCAGGCCGATATCGATCGCTATGCCGAGGCCTCGGGCGACCGCAATCCGCTGCATCTCGATCCCGATTTCGCAGCGACCACGCCTTTCGGGCGGACCATCGCCCATGGGATGATGACATTGGCCTTTCTCTCCCAGGTGCTGGGCGCCGAGATCGGCGAGGCCTGGCTGCAGGGAGGGGATCTCGATGTGGCCTTTCTCGGGCCGGTGTTTCCGGGCGACGAGGTGCTGGTGACCTGCCGCAGCATCGCCGCGGACGATGCGGCCGCCATCGCCGCGGACGATGCCGTCATCGCCGCGTGGGAGGTGGAGTGCCGCGTCGGCGAACGGGCCGTGCTGGGGGGCAAGGCCCGCCTGCTGGCCGCAGAGACAAAAACCGAGCTGGAGACTGCCTCATGA
- a CDS encoding MaoC family dehydratase: MSSGYRRYDEVAIGDRFPETPARYAVTPEAIAAFRVATQDSAQSEFAPALLAAVYGRPAQNALKGPPGGVHAKQSFRFLQPVKAGDVLETQLEVVDKYEKKGRRYLVSETVTRNQQGTLVTRGRITSIWGQE, encoded by the coding sequence ATGAGCTCGGGCTACCGACGCTATGACGAGGTCGCCATAGGAGACCGGTTTCCCGAGACGCCGGCCCGGTATGCGGTGACCCCGGAGGCGATCGCGGCGTTCCGGGTGGCGACGCAGGATTCCGCCCAAAGCGAGTTCGCGCCCGCCTTGCTGGCGGCGGTCTATGGGCGGCCGGCGCAAAACGCGCTGAAGGGCCCGCCCGGCGGCGTCCATGCCAAGCAGAGCTTCCGCTTTCTGCAGCCGGTGAAGGCAGGCGACGTCCTGGAGACGCAGCTCGAAGTGGTCGACAAATATGAGAAGAAGGGCCGGCGCTATCTGGTCTCCGAGACCGTCACGCGCAACCAGCAGGGCACACTGGTGACGCGCGGCCGGATCACGAGCATCTGGGGGCAGGAATGA
- a CDS encoding SDR family NAD(P)-dependent oxidoreductase produces MTQERSMDGKVVVVTGGGRGLGRAISLMMAQHGAAVVVNDFGVSLRGDAEGDNPADEVVAEIKAAGGEAVANFDTVAEWDAAHNIIDTAIKAFGRIDCVVNNAGILRDKIFFKMTPEDWDAVIKVHLYGAFNVSRAAADHFKEQESGAIVSMTSNSGLVGNFGQANYSAAKLGIVALSKSMALDLKRFNVRSNCISPFAWSRMIGSIPNTPEQEQRIARARELTPEKVAPLAIFLGSDAARDVTGQIFTVRGNEVFLMSQPRPMRSIHRSEGWTPKSLAEHMLPALRPSFVPLDVSADVFCWDAP; encoded by the coding sequence ATGACCCAAGAGCGCAGTATGGACGGCAAGGTCGTGGTCGTGACCGGCGGCGGCCGAGGACTCGGGCGGGCGATCTCGCTCATGATGGCGCAGCATGGCGCCGCCGTGGTGGTCAACGACTTCGGCGTCTCGCTGCGAGGCGATGCGGAAGGCGACAATCCGGCCGACGAGGTCGTGGCCGAGATCAAGGCCGCGGGCGGGGAGGCGGTCGCCAATTTCGACACGGTGGCGGAGTGGGATGCCGCCCACAATATCATCGACACCGCCATCAAGGCCTTCGGACGCATCGACTGCGTCGTCAACAATGCCGGCATCCTGCGCGACAAGATCTTCTTCAAGATGACGCCCGAAGACTGGGACGCGGTCATCAAGGTGCATCTCTACGGCGCCTTCAATGTCAGCCGGGCCGCAGCCGACCACTTCAAGGAGCAAGAGAGCGGCGCCATCGTCAGCATGACCTCGAATTCCGGGCTGGTGGGGAATTTCGGCCAAGCGAACTACTCCGCCGCCAAGCTCGGGATCGTCGCCCTGTCGAAGTCCATGGCGCTGGACCTGAAGCGCTTCAACGTGCGCTCCAATTGCATCTCGCCCTTCGCCTGGAGCCGGATGATCGGATCGATCCCGAACACGCCGGAACAGGAGCAGCGCATCGCCCGGGCGCGCGAGCTGACGCCGGAAAAGGTCGCCCCGCTCGCCATCTTCCTGGGCAGCGATGCAGCCCGCGACGTGACCGGACAGATCTTCACGGTGCGCGGCAACGAGGTCTTCCTCATGAGCCAGCCGCGGCCCATGCGCTCCATTCACCGCTCCGAGGGCTGGACGCCCAAGAGCCTCGCCGAACACATGCTGCCGGCTCTGCGGCCGAGCTTCGTGCCGCTGGACGTGTCGGCGGACGTGTTCTGCTGGGATGCTCCATGA